One window of Micromonas commoda chromosome 1, complete sequence genomic DNA carries:
- the IFT57 gene encoding intraflagellar transport protein 57 (Intraflagellar Transport or IFT refers to the cellular process essential for the formation and maintenance of eukaryotic cilia and flagella): protein MADDGELTVELAVEPEVGMELCLEKLKMLRYERDFLTSRRPPWPPCTRTHFAVPTPGQNTNELFHHFTSLCAHLLTLCGRRFRPPDQFDDPNATCAAIFAELKACGFATPSFAPGKLRHGHGRECVGVLNGLCDLAMARHYQHGLSRPVYPRAGDAEGGDAVMSDLAASDPSSALEEYAVASALDRDAPLDASLKKVLRKTEEEIEERRAIESAVDAREWRVELERVAAKLKAVSKEADAKDWRSNLDACRKAHAAVCAKFPDVRVALDRVGRECKEVVDKIETRESYVNARMEPRSDEYKSTVVALESAQKEYDEGNERVSSLTNELARIGERLERAKGEMASKGDEVSDATPLTKLRDVVDKMNEEMRTMEVKIAIARNALGHASMRRAASGGTGRAGAAAAAAAL, encoded by the exons atgGCTGACGACGGGGAGCTCACCGtggagctcgcggtggagcCCGAGGTGGGCATGGAGCTCTGcctcgagaagctcaagaTGCTCCGATACGAGCGCGACTTTctgacgtcgcgacggcccCCGTGGCCGCCGTGCACGCGGACGCACTTCGCCGTCCCGACCCCGGGGCAGAACACCAACGAGCTCTTCCATCACTTCACCTCGCTCTGCGCGCACCTGCTGACGCTGTGCGGACGCAGGTTCAGACCCCCCGACCAGTTCGACGATCCCAACGCCACGTGCGCGGCCAtcttcgccgagctcaaggcgtGCGGCTTCGCCACCccctcgttcgcgccggggaAGCTGCGGCACGGTCACGGCCGCGAGTGCGTCGGGGTCCTAAACGGCTTGTGCGATttggcgatggcgcgacACTACCAACACGGGTTATCGCGGCCGGTGtacccgcgggcgggggatgCCGAGGGAGGGGATGCCGTCATGagcgacctcgccgcgagcgatccctcctccgcgctc gaggaataCGCGGTGGCCTCAGCGCTggatcgcgacgccccccTGGACGCGTCCCTGAAGAAGGTGCTGCGcaagacggaggaggagatcgaggagaGACGGGCGATCGaatccgcggtggacgcgagggaaTGGCGCGTGGAACTCGAGCGAGTCGCGGCCAAACTCAAAGCCGTGTCGAAGGAGGCGGATGCCAAGGATTGGCGCTCCAACCTGGACGCGTGCCGcaaggcgcacgcggcggtgtgcGCCAAGTTCCCTGACGTTCGCGTGGCGCTGGACCGCGTGGGGCGCGAGTGTAAGGAGGTGGTGGACAAGATTGAAACTCGCGAGTCGTACGTCAACGCCCGGATGGAGCCGAGGTCGGACGAGTACAAGTCGACGGTGGTCGCGTTGGAGTCGGCGCAAAAGGAGTACGACGAGGGGAACGAGCGCGTCAGTTCTCTGACGAACGAGCTGGCGAGGATCGGCGAGCGTctggagcgcgccaaggGGGAGATGGCGAGCAAAGGGGAcgaggtgagcgacgcgactCCGTTGACCAAACTGCGAGACGTCGTGGACAAGATGAACGAGGAGATGCGGACGATGGAGGTTAAGATCGCGATCGCGAGAAACGCGCTGGGGCACGCGAGCatgaggagggcggcgagtggTGGGacgggtcgcgcgggcgccgcggcggcggcggcggcgctctgA
- a CDS encoding predicted protein, translating into MLCDLASQDSVRSFARSFRRKALPLHGVLNCAAVILRPFELTAEGRESHFAVNHLGHFLLVNELLPELIATSAVSGIQARVVNVTSAMHHFTYRVRRGRAGPSRGIDFTQLDDPRGYDPINAYAQSKLANILHAWQLNERFRQVPRHQGGGSTFGGDTAGGDTAGSDENTAVRPVAAFAVHPGAFGRELRDNLSRNLPFGAGDLLFDVARSMSLGLVKTPEQAAATVLYCACLGSVRLFFIFSACTGN; encoded by the coding sequence aTGCTGTGCGACCTCGCGTCCCAGGACAGCGTCCGCTCCTTCGCGCGATCCTTCCGACGCAAGGCGCTGCCCCTGCACGGCGTCCTCAActgcgcggcggtcatcCTTCGCCCAttcgagctcaccgcggagggacgcgagTCGCACTTCGCGGTGAACCACCTCGGCCACTTCCTCCTGGTCAACGAGCTCCTCCCCGAGCTCATCGCCACGTCAGCCGTCTCGGGGATCCAGGCCAGGGTCGTCAAcgtcacctccgcgatgCACCACTTCACGTACAGAGTTCGACGAGGAAGGGCGGGGCCGAGCCGAGGCATCGATTTCACGCAGCTGGACGACCCGCGAGGGTACGACCCGATCAACGCGTACGCGCAGTCCAAGCTGGCGAACATACTGCACGCGTGGCAGCTCAACGAACGGTTCAGGCAGGTGCCACGTCATCAGGGTGGTGGATCCACGTTCGGCGgtgacacagctggcggtgACACAGCTGGCAGTGACGAGAACACGGCTGTGAGGCcagtcgccgcgttcgccgtgcaccccggcgcgttcggtcGCGAGCTGCGGGATAACCTGAGCAGAAACCTTCccttcggcgccggcgacttACTCTTCGACGTCGCCAGATCGATGTCACTCGGGCTCGTCAAGACCccggagcaggcggcggcgacggtgttGTACTGCGCGTGCCTCGGCTCGGTGCGTTTATTTTTTATTTTTTCCGCGTGTACGGGCAATTAG
- a CDS encoding ATP-binding cassette superfamily ((Fe-S assembly/SufBCD system)): MAAHTVVGVQASLAPRRSRVAPELTRRGGAPRVRSASARLTVRAAKGDVLLEVKDLSAKVAETGEEILRGVTLTIKEGETHAIMGKNGSGKSTFTKVLVGHPSYEVTGGTATFRGQDLFAMEPEERARAGLFLSFQSPIEVPGVSNTDFLRMMCNERRKARGEPELDPLEFYGFLTPKLDQLNMDPSFLARNVNEGFSGGEKKRNEILQLAVMESEMSILDEIDSGLDVDALRDVAAAVNVLKDGDKGLLLITHYQRLLDAIHPDFVHVMQKGKIVQTGDVSIARKLEEGGFEALAA; this comes from the coding sequence ATGGCCGCGCacaccgtcgtcggcgtccaggCGTCTCTCGCCCCGAGGCgctctcgcgtcgcccccgagctcaccaggcgcggcggcgcgccgcgcgtccgatcggcgagcgcgcgtctcACCGTCAGGGCCGCCAAGGGCGACGTGTTGCTCGAGGTGAAGGACCTCAGCGCGAAGGTCGCGGAGACGGGCGAGGAGATCCTGCGTGGCGTGACGCTGACGATCAAGGAGGGAGAGACGCACGCCATCATGGGCAAGAACGGCAGCGGCAAGTCCACGTTCACCAAGGTTCTCGTGGGCCACCCGTCCTACGAGGTCACCGGCGGCACCGCGACGTTCCGGGGGCAGGATCTGTTCGCGATggagcccgaggagcgcgcgcgcgccgggctgtTCCTCTCGTTCCAGTCCCCGATCGAGGTCCCGGGCGTCTCCAACACCGACTTCCTCCGCATGATGTGCAACGAGCGGCGaaaggcgcgcggcgagcccgagctCGACCCGCTCGAGTTTTACGGATTTCTAACCCCGAAACTGGACCAGCTCAACATGGACCCCTCGTTCCTGGCCAGGAACGTCAACGAGGGCTTCTCCGGGGGCGAGAAGAAGCGCAACGAGATACTCCAGCTGGCGGTCATGGAGAGCGAGATGTCCAtcctcgacgagatcgactCCGGgttggacgtcgacgcgcttcgagacgtcgccgccgcggtgaacgtcCTCAAGGATGGGGACAAGGGTTTGCTGCTCATCACCCACTACCAGAGGCTTCTCGACGCTATCCACCCGGACTTTGTTCACGTCATGCAGAAGGGAAAGATCGTCCAGACGGGCGACGTGTCCATCGCGCGGAAGCTGGAGGAGGGAGGcttcgaggcgctcgcggcgtga
- a CDS encoding predicted protein yields the protein MALLQYQFLMAKAAEYRAIAARQAMIANARLGGFPTFDPSSTTHLTNVEKVRQIRQTRSGVRLLQQMQAQQMLVQQARPEASHARLVQQPEPAPRAGSFDDCTVARVLQDLKEDSPTHSGDGARLDPDSEDEAAEACRAAREEQRAALLLRSHPAHQSAAHPRAYVKRHEFWARQAAESGGLDPSGFGTSYASEIERVLGKRRRGPGDDECDGTDHSSGDDADGLINNLSRKGKSEPDFDADLRMSSKVRSDDDAKDELAKEWAALTTWIRMNLHQPRTNKRKVLFVGHHPRLHPVPGAEAAIAESFAEGEATRWRGRLGPSGEVIGGGDSRGGGSNPGGGKRAKVSDNGSGATRKGRIDGEDFVFVLNPEIDWSDVNIDTRVRMRTLVAETMDIFKRKYAKRKEHEWERKVQKYKPPGSRDGRTFNVPLGNVVRGIQETFYRHEPEARRAALERDEAGAAQLAAAANIPGTKQPKTPSPPREP from the exons ATGGCGCTGCTGCAGTACCAGTTCCTGatggccaaggctgcggagtaccgagccatcgccgcgaggcaggCGATgatcgcgaacgcgcgcttgGGGGGGTTTCCGACGTTCGACCCCTCATCGACGACGCACCTCACGAACGTGGAGAAGGTTCGGCAGATTCGACAAACCCGTTCGGGA GTTCGTCTCCTGCAGCAGATGCAGGCGCAGCAGATGCTCGTCCAACAGGCGCGCCCCgaggcgtcgcacgcgcggctCGTCCAGCAGCCGGaacccgcgcctcgcgcgggttccTTCGACGACTGCACCGTCGCCAGGGTGCTGCAGGATCTCAAGGAAGATTCCCCCACGcactcgggcgacggcgcgcgtctcgaccccgactccgaggacgaggccgcggaggcgtgccGCGCCGCCAGAGAGGAGCAGAGAg CCGCGCTCCTGCTCAGGTCGCATCCGGCGCATCAGTCCGCGgcgcaccctcgcgcgtACGTCAAGCGGCACGAGTTCTGGGCGCGTCAAGCGGCCGAGTCCGGTGGGTTGGACCCCTCAGGGTTCGGTACGTCGTACGCCTCGGAGATTGAACGCGTCCTCGGGAAGAGGCGAAGGgggcccggcgacgacgagtgcgacgggacggaccactcgagcggcgacgacgccgacggcttgATTAATAATTTGAGCCGAAAAGGAAAGTCGGAGCCCGATTTCGACGCGGACCTTCGAATGAGTTCGAAAGTtcggagcgacgacgacgccaaggacgagctcgccaaggaaTGGGCGGCGCTCACGACCTGGATCCGCATGAACCTCCACCAGCCGCGCACGAACAAGCGCAAGGTTCTCTTCGTGGGACACCACCCGAGGCTGCACCCGGTGCCGGGAGCGgaggcggccatcgccgagaGCTTCGCCGAAGGagaggcgacgcgatggcgcgggCGTCTGGGTCCGAGCGGCGaggtcatcggcggcggcgacagcaGGGGCGGGGGTTCGAATCCCGGCGGGGGCAAGCGCGCGAAGGTTTCTGACAACGGGAGCGGGGCGACGAGAAAGGGGCGAATCGACGGGGAAGAtttcgtcttcgtcctcaACCCCGAGATCGACTGGTCCGACGTGAACATCGACACCCGCGTTCGCATGCGAACGCTCGTGGCGGAGACGATGGACATCTTCAAACGAAAGTACGCCAAGCGCAAGGAACACGAGTGGGAGAGGAAGGTGCAAAAGTACAAGCCGCCGGGCTCGCGGGATGGACGAACGTTCAACGTGCCGCTCGGAAACGTCGTCCGGGGTATCCAGGAGACGTTCTACAGACACGAgccggaggcgaggcgcgcggcgctcgagcgcgacgaagccggcgcggcacagctggcggcggcggcgaataTTCCGGGAACGAAGCAGCCCaagacgccgtcgccgccacgcgAGCCGTGA
- a CDS encoding predicted protein, producing MSAPAKTTARVLAFSARRSNGETRRPRAPTRATPASSSSTSSSDGEVPRRAALLAPGVLAAAAAASVSAPPTARAALDPTSSLTRRGMAKFVQNDVEGSIADFDLVVQNAPRMEPYMWQRGLSLYYAERYEDGAAQFRKDVAVNPNDTEEAIWAFLCDARDPKIGFSRARLMRVGPDPRRYMRAAYDLFNAGDAASDVALEDVASLGPVDEFYSLLYRGLWREAAGDVAGARDLIVEATRTQYANRSGDYMAALALVHCKRRGWAT from the coding sequence atgtcggcgccggcgaagactaccgcgcgcgtcctcgcgttctcggcgcgccggtcgaatggcgagacgcgtcgcccgcgcgccccgacacgcgcgacgccagcctcctcctcatcgacctcctcgtccgatGGCGAggtcccgcggcgcgccgcgctcctcgcgcccggcgtcctcgccgccgcggcggcggcgtccgtctcggccccgcccaccgcccgagccgcgctcgacccgACGTCCTCGCTCACGCGCCGCGGCATGGCCAAGTTCGTCCAgaacgacgtcgagggaTCCATCGCCGActtcgacctcgtcgtccagaacgcgccgaggatggAACCTTACATGTGGCAGCGCGGCTTGTCGCTGTACTACGCCGAGCGgtacgaggacggcgccgcgcagttCCGCAaagacgtcgccgtcaaCCCCAACGACACCGAGGAGGCCATATGGGCCTTCCTCTGCGACGCTCGCGATCCGAAAATCGGGTTTTCACGAGCGCGTTTGATGCGCGTTGGTCCCGACCCGAGGCGGTACATGCGAGCCGCGTACGACCTGTTcaacgccggcgacgccgcatcggacgtcgcgctcgaggacgtcgcgtcgctcggccccgtcgacgagttTTACTCGCTCCTGTACCGGGGGCTCTGGAGGGAGGCGGCtggggacgtcgcgggcgcgagagaTTTGATCGTTgaagcgacgcggacgcAGTATGCGAACCGATCGGGGGATTAcatggcggcgctggcgctcgtgCACTGCAAGCGAAGGGGATGGGCGACGTGA
- a CDS encoding predicted protein, translating into MFRDPVVVVESGHTYERSAVLSHFRCNGAKDPLTGRNLSSTKVMTNWVVRQIVRGWLDRHPGVTPDGWDSRELLEPSEDDGTRLFDGESDVGVLRIWRAMCPALQERWPEDEQPEDWEGVTMENGRVVKLELERFGLTGAVPAEVGRLSALKTLELWQNRLTSVPAEIGQLTSLERLRLHNNHLTSVPAEIGQLTSLKVLGLGGNQLTSLPAEIGRLTSLQELWLNGNQLTSLLAEIGQLTALEKLHLSRNQLTRVPVEIGQLTALRELYLQHNQLTSVPAEVGQHRSLKVLSLYNNQLTSVPAEIGQLGWLKVLYLHNNQLTSVPAEIGQLTSLQELFLYNNQLTRVPAEIGQLRSLERLDLNRNQLTRLPAALCKLRATCCIVRLDNRVTVDE; encoded by the exons ATGTTCCGCGACCCGGTTGTGGTGGTCGAATCGGGGCATACGTACGAGAGGAGCGCCGTCCTGTCGCACTTCCGGTGCAACGGGGCCAAGGACCCGCTCACGGGTCGCAACCTGAGCAGCACGAAGGTGATGACGAACTGGGTGGTGAGACAGATTGTTCGGGGTTGGCTGGACAGGCACCCGGGCGTGACGCCCGACGGGTGGGACAGTCGCGAGCTTCTGGAGCCGTCGGAAGATGACGGGACGCGACTATTCGATGGCGAGAGTGACGTCGGAGTGCTCCGGATATGGCGTGCGATGTGCCCTGCACTGCAGGAGAGGTGGCCGGAGGACGAGCAACCGGAGGATTGGGAAGGGGTGACGATGGAAAACGGCCGGGTGGTGAAGCTCGAGTTGGAAAGGTTTGGCCTGACCGGAGCAGTGCCCGCTGAGGTTGGGCGCCTGAGCGCGCTAAAGACATTAGAACTCTGGCAAaatcggctgacgagcgtgccggcggagatcgggcagctcacctCGTTGGAGAGGTTGCGCCTCCACAACAATCAtctgacgagcgtgccggcggagatcgggcagctcacgtcgctgaaggtgttgggcctcggcggcaatcagctgacgagcctgccggcggagatcgggcggCTCACGTCGCTGCAGGAGTTGTGGCTCAACGGCAACcagctgacgagcctgcTGGCGGAGATCGGACAGCTCACGGCGCTGGAGAAGTTGCACCTCAGccgcaatcagctgacgagggTGCCGgtggagatcgggcagctcacggcgctgagggagttgTACCTCCAAcacaatcagctgacgagcgtgccggctgAGGTCGGGCAGCACAGGTCGCTGAAGGTGTTGAGCCTCTAcaacaatcagctgacgagcgtgccggcggagatcggacAGCTCGGGTGGTTGAAGGTGTTGTACCTCCAcaacaatcagctgacgagcgtgccggcggagatcgggcagctcacgtcgctgcaGGAGTTGTTCCTCTACAACAACCAGCTGACGAgggtgccggcggagatcggacAGCTCAGGTCGCTGGAGAGGTTGGACCTCAAccgcaatcagctgacgagg ctgccggcTGCGTTATGCAAGCTCAGAGCGACATGTTGCATTGTGCGTCTTGATAACAGAGTTACGGTGGACGAGTGA
- a CDS encoding predicted protein — MATRATAHLASASHRVHPRRTAPPASTATPSAAARRSLHPAARRASTDGIVTRAIGFNLSDRDEDTSRGDQEALALIEDAASVLFLQDPLRHECAQAYLALLQQISLKAGPNKLFVAYGEFFRSLRRSGKASFADVVLDEIIAGRGNPVAVAVAAGANPADVAPVDVAAVAADLELLQRICVSEATILKWCERLAAAASPARKQPASWVAAASALGVREEGAEGGAEGGAEGGAEGERFTRPASVQLCASTRNAVAESWKWSDALDPHLMNHWRAHGVGEPALGNVLTWHNPKRGATRDVDPDSAFKSSDSSSSSNANGFCVNGVAWRTAPRAKDEAAHATLVSHFTAFASGDESAGHVLVHGAAGAGKRWLLMSSLGACLGVSSNDDPSAGVVGSRDPSAGPSSRPSPLRVVRVPREALRQLPELCQFAKDHPRGRFVFLLDMPLALAPYAEFHNELTCALDGGGGGRWPSNAILAAAALEPTALKPEASSGGGGAANGGLACRFHLSVGV, encoded by the coding sequence AtggcgacccgcgcgaccgcccacctcgcgtccgcgtcgcatCGGGTGCATCCGCGTcgcaccgccccgcccgcgtcgacggcgaccccatccgccgccgcgcgccgatccctccaccccgccgcccgccgcgcgtccacggATGGGATCGTGACGAGGGCCATCGGGTTCAACCTATCCGACAGGGACGAGGAcacgtcgcgcggggaccAAGAGGCTctcgcgctcatcgaggacgccgccagCGTCCTGTTCCTGCAGGATCCGCTGCGACACGAGTGCGCGCAGGCGTACCTCGCGCTGCTGCAGCAGATCTCGCTCAAGGCTGGACCCAACAAGCTCTTCGTCGCGTACGGCGAGTTTTTCCGATCGCTGCGGCGTTCGGGCaaggcgtcgttcgcggacgtcgtgctcgacgagatcatcgccgggcgggggaacccggtcgcggtcgcggtcgcggccggcgcgaacccggcggacgtcgcgccggtggacgtcgccgccgtggccgccgacCTGGAGCTCCTCCAGAGGATCTGCGTGTCCGAGGCTACAATCTTGAAGTGGTGCGaacggctggcggcggcggcgagcccggcgcggaAGCAACCGGCGTCctgggtcgccgcggcgtccgcgttggGGGTGCGAgaggagggtgccgaggggggtgccgaggggggtgccgaggggggtgccgagggggaaCGTTtcacgcgcccggcgagtgTACAGCTGTGTGCGTCGACGAGaaacgccgtcgccgagagTTGGAAGTGgtcggacgcgctcgacccgCACCTCATGAATCACTGGCGGGCGCACGGCGTGGGGGAACCGGCGTTGGGGAACGTGCTGACGTGGCACAACCCCAAACGGGGCGcgacccgcgacgtcgacccggACTCGGCTTTCAAATCTTCGGattcgtcgagctcgtcgaacgcgaATGGATTTTGCGTCAACGGAGTGGCGtggcgcaccgcgccgcgcgccaaagacgaagccgcgcacgcgacgctcgtCTCGCACTTCACCGCCTTCGCATCCGGGGACGAAAGTGCGGGGCACGTCCTCgtgcacggcgccgcgggcgcgggcaagCGCTGGCTCCTGATGtcctcgctcggcgcgtgTTTGGGGGTATCATCAAACGACGACCCctcggcgggcgtcgtcgggtcgcGCGATCCCTCTGCAggtccctcgtcgcgcccgtccccaCTCAgggtcgtccgcgtccctcgcgaggcGCTTCGTCAGCTCCCGGAGCTGTGCCAGTTCGCGAAGGACCACCCTCGGGGAAGGTTCGTGTTTCTGCTGGACATGCCCCTCGCGCTGGCGCCGTACGCGGAGTTCCACAACGAGCTCACGTGCGCgctggacggcggcggcggcgggaggtggCCTTCAaacgccatcctcgccgcggcggcgctcgagcccACCGCCCTCAAgcccgaggcgtcgtcgggggggGGCGGCGCAGCGAACGGCGGGCTCGCGTGCCGGTTTCACCTCTCCGTCGGCGTGTGA
- a CDS encoding predicted protein produces the protein MEARAATDPKVAAESERLLRELTRREQEGSLSTEGRRRPDESGAPGAADQGKRGASERFDFDAGIYAQRKRLPAWSKREELLEAVRANQVVIVAGETGCGKTTQLPQFILDDAIARNEGGRCSLICTQPRRISATSVASRVAQERGEKLGAKGTTVGYKIRLESVASESTRILFVTTGVLLRRLAEDPLLAGVSHVIVDEVHERSLDSDFLLVLLRDVLPHRPTLRVVLMSATLNAAAFGAYFAGAAVATIPGFTHPVQEHYLEDILQVTGYVPDRGSDCMRNSKGNSGTNGDKRDGDKTAGASHRPHPAREAEFIAALSRRGYLPSVCDALRAIDQSVIDYDLVTRLVEHVCASMEPGAILVFMPGLAEISKLHESLGTNPTVRAATGNGKYLIGLHSTLSTAEQRTIFEHPPGDTRKIVIATNIAETSITIDDVVYVVDSGKCKENGYDPNTRMQLLLERWVSRASAKQRRGRAGRVRPGRCFRVYTRQMHDEVFDEHTMPEIKRVPLEGLCLQIQLQRMSGGIAGFLGKALEPPEEDSIKSAIKTLRQIGALDEKENLTSLGQHLASLPVDVRVGKMLLYGAVLGCLGPVLTIAAVLGGRSPFVAPLDKREDADAAKRMFAEDQSDHLTNLNAFNAWLDARALGKGAEMAFTRDNFLSFRTLEGIADLRAQFAQLLHEAGFLGTDGKRWGRRGAPPPDDPIWLDANRNSNNTRLVKAVLVAGLYPNLVKVGTPHKPSAPPKLHYLSDEGKEEMLQVHPSSVNYGAKRFGSRWLVYHERVQTTGVYVRDCSTVTPYQLLLFGGKIEVRHAEGTLSLDRWATFKAPARVGVLLKEIRARLDGVLRDKIERPDEDVFASGGPVVEAILQLLNTEPATAAPTNPNSVYS, from the exons atggaggctCGAGCCGCGACCGACCCTAaagtcgccgcggagagcgagCGGCTGCTGAGGGAGCTGACGAGGCGCGAACAGGAGGGTTCCCTCTCGACggagggacgacgccgcccggaCGAGTCGGgagcgcccggcgccgccgaccagGGGAAACGCGGCGCATCGGAACGGTTCGATTTCGACGCGGGTATTTACGCGCAGCGTAAGCGACTGCCCGCGTGGTCCAAACGCGAGGAACTCTTAGAAGCGGTTCGCGCCAACCAGGTCGTgatcgtcgccggagagACTGGGTGCGGCAAGACGACCCAGCTGCCGCAGTTCATActggacgacgccatcgcgcggaaCGAGGGCGGCCGGTGCAGTTTGATTTGCACGCAGCCGAGGCGCATCTCCGCCACGTCCGTGGCGTCGCGAGTGGCGCAGGAGCGAGGCGAAAAACTCGGCGCCAAGGGTACCACCGTCGGGTACAAGATTCGTCTggagagcgtcgcgtccgagtcGACCAGGATCCTGTTCGTCACCACCGGCGTGCTGCTCCGAAGGCTGGCGGAAGATCCGCTGCTCGCGGGGGTGTcgcacgtcatcgtcgacgaggttcACGAGCGATCGCTCGATTCAGACTTTTTGCTCGTCCTGCTGAGGGACGTGCTCCCGCACAGGCCCACGCTGCGGGTCGTCCTGATGTCGGCGAcgctgaacgccgccgcgttcggcgcctACTTtgcgggcgccgcggtggcgaccaTCCCGGGCTTCACGCATCCCGTGCAGGAACATTACCTGGAGGATATCCTGCAGGTGACTGGCTACGTTCCCGACCGCGGATCTGATTGCATGCGCAACTCAAAGGGCAACTCGGGGACAAACGGGGACAAAAGAGACGGGGACAAAACGGCGGGTGCCTCGCATCGTCcacaccccgcgcgcgaggccgagTTCATCGCGGCACTGAGCCGTCGCGGGTACCTCCCGTCGGTGTGCGACGCGCTGAGGGCGATTGACCAGTCCGTGATTGACTACGATCTCGTGACGAGGCTCGTGGAGCACGTGTGTGCTTCGATGGAACCCGGCGCGATTTTGGTGTTCATGCCCGGCCTCGCGGAGATTTCCAAGCTGCACGAAAGCCTCGGCACGAACCCCACCGTTCGCGCAGCCACCGGTAACGGCAAATACCTCATAGGCCTGCACAGCACGCTGAGCACGGCGGAGCAACGGACGATTTTCGAGCACCCGCCGGGCGACACTCGCAAAATCGTCATCGCCACGAACATCGCCGAGACTTCCATcaccatcgacgacgtcgtgtaCGTCGTGGACAGCGGCAAGTGCAAGGAGAACGGGTACGATCCGAACACCCGCATGCAGCTCCTTCTCGAGCGGTGGGTGTCCCGAGCCAGCGCGAAACAGCGGAGGGGTCGAGCGGGGAGGGTCCGGCCGGGTCGATGCTTCCGGGTGTACACCAGACAGATGCACGACGAGGTTTTCGACGAGCACACCATGCCGGAGATCAAGCGCGTGCCCCTGGAGGGCCTCTGCCTCCAGATCCAGCTCCAGAGAATGTCCGGGGGCATCGCCGGTTTCCTCGGCAAGGCGCTGGAGCCCCCCGAGGAGGACTCGATCAAGTCGGCGATTAAGACGCTGCGACAAATCGGAGCGCTCGACGAAAAGGAGAACCTCACGAGCCTGGGCCAGCACCTGGCGTCGTTGCCGGTCGACGTCAGGGTGGGCAAGATGCTCCTTtacggcgccgtcctcgggtGCCTCGGCCCCGTGctgacgatcgccgcggtgttggGCGGACGGTcgccgttcgtcgcgccgttggacaagcgcgaggacgccgacgccgccaagcgAATGTTCGCCGAGGATCAGAGCGATCACCTGACGAATTTGAACGCGTTCAACGCGTGgctggacgcgagggcgctgggAAAAggcgcggagatggcgtTCACTCGCGATAACTTTCTCAGCTTCAGGACCTTAGAGGGCATCGCGGACCTCAGAGCTCAGTTCGCTCAGTTGCTCCACGAGGCGGGGTTCCTCGGGACCGACGGCAA GCGCtggggtcggcgcggggctccTCCGCCGGATGACCCGATTTGGCTCGACGCGAATCGCAACTCGAACAACACCCGGCTCGTCAAggcggtcctcgtcgcgggacTGTATCCGAACCTCGTCAAGGTGGGGACACCGCACaagccctcggcgccgcccaaaCTCCACTACCTGTCGGACGAGGGAAAGGAGGAGATGTTGCAGGTGCACCCGAGCTCGGTCAACTACGGCGCCAAGCGATTCGGCTCGCGGTGGCTCGTGTatcacgagcgcgtccaaACCACGGGTGTGTACGTCCGAGACTGCTCCACGGTGACGCCCTATCAACTGTTACTCTTCGGAGGTAAGATCGAGGTGCGACACGCCGAGGGAACGCTGTCGCTTGACAGGTGGGCCACGTTCAAGGCTCCCGCTCGCGTGGGCGTGCTGCTGAAGGAGATTCGGGCCAGGCTGGACGGCGTGCTGCGGGACAAGATCGAGCGAccggacgaggacgtgtTCGCCAGCGGCGGGCCTGTCGTGGAGGCGATCCTGCAGCTGCTCAACACCgaaccggcgacggcggcgccgacgaacccgaACAGCGTGTACTCGTGA